The DNA segment GCACCTGCATGCCGACGCGCGACGTATAGAACCCCATCAGCGTGTATTCGCGCATCAGGCGGAAAAATGCCTGCCCGTCTTCTTCGCCGAGGCGGTGGCGCTCTTTGTAGGCCAGGTTACTGAGCATCTCGGTCGCCGGTTCGGCGCTGAGGTCGAGAAAGTGCGCGCCATAGACCTTAATGGCGTGTGCGTTCATCCAGGTCAGGCCGCGACGAAACTGTGGCTGTAGCGGCGGGTCGCTGGCAACCATGAAATCGATGAACTCGCTGACGCCGGCTTCGCGCGCGCCGGGCGTGTCGTCGGTCGGAATAATCAACTCGCTCAGGCGAGCCACGAGGCGGTATTCATCCGTCGTGAAGAACTGCGGCTTGTAGGCTTCATGCTGCGCCGCTGCCGCCGGCTTTTGCTGAATCGTGTGGACGTGTTGCCCATCAGCGGCGTGATCGTGAGCGAAGGCCCACTGCTTAAACCCCGGAAACTGGCTTGCTGTCGCGGCGAGCGCGAGAATGCGCAGCACGTCGCGGCGCTCGATGCTTTGACCTGCCATCCGTCGACCTCCGTGGAAGGCATCACATCATAAAAGGCGAAGGAAGGCAATGCTGGCGGCTGCGCTCGACGCCAGGCATGGCAGACCGCTCGCGGTCATGTTATCTTCTGGCCGTTGCCGATCAAAACATCTTCAAAAGAGAGGACATCATGAGCAAATACCGCCTCGCGTTGTTACCGCTGTTGCTCTGTCTGCTGATGCTGCTCGCGTCGGTTGCCGGCGCGCAGACGCCAAAGCCGGGATTCGCCGACGGCTTGCTGGGCCGCTGGGACTTGACCGTGCAGGAAGCCAACGGCTCATATCCGTCGTGGGTTGAAATCTCGCTGCGCAAAGAGACCGAGCTGATGGGCCGCTTCGTCGGGCGCTTTGGCAGCAATCGCCACATCGCGCAGATCGAATATAAAAGTGGCGAGCTGCTCTTCAGAATCCCTGTGCAGTACGAAACGAACGCCCACGACCTGGTCTTCAAAGGCAGGCTGAACGGCGACCGGTTGGAAGGCACGACCGAAAGCGCCGACGGCAAGACTTTGCACTGGACGGGCGTGCGCGCGCCCGACATGATACGCACCGCCGCGCCGCGCTGGGGCAAGCCGATTCACCTGTTCAACGGCAAAGACCTCACGGGATGGCGGCTGCGCTCAACCGAACGCGGCAACTGCTGGAGCGCGACAAACGGCACGATGACCAACAACGTCCCCTGTGTTGACATCATCACCGAACAAAAATTCACAGACTTCAAGCTGCATCTTGAATTCAACATCGTCGCCGAGAGCAATAGCGGCGTTTACCTGCGCGGACGCCACGAGGTGCAGATTGAAGACAGCTTTGGCAAAGCCTCTGACAGTTTGCGCATGGGCGGCGTCTACGGTTTTCTGCGCCCGGTGGTCAACGCCTCGGGGCGACCGGGCGAGTGGCAGACTTACGACATCACTTTGATCGGGCGGCGCGTGACGGTGGTGCTGAACGGCAAGACCATCGTTGACAACGCCGAGATACCGGGTATCACCGGCGGCGCGCTCGAAAGCGACGAAGGCGCGCCCGGCCCGCTGATGCTCCAGGGCGACCACGGCAAGGTCATGTTCCGCAACATCGTCCTGACGCCGGCGCAGTAAACCGCCAAGACGCCAAGAACGCCAAGATAGATTTACTCTTCTTGGCGTTCTTGGCGTCTTGGCGGTTGATAGGTTTGCCTGTTTGACATTGAGCCCTAGTTTCGGATACTCTGAAGGCCCGTGAAGGGAGAAGCGATTGCGATCATCCCTGCGCGGTACGCCTCGACACGATTGCCGGGCAAACCCCTCCTCCCCATCAAGCAAATTCCTTTGATATTGCATGTCGTCGAGCGCGCCGCGCGAGCGCAGTCTGTCGCGCGCGTAATCGTTGCGACCGACGACCAGCGCATCTTCGAAGCGGTCACGGCGCACGGCGCGGCCGCAGTCATGACCAGTGCCGCGTGCGCCTCGGGCACCGACCGTATCGCCGAAGCCGCCGCCCAGCTTGATGCCGAAATCGTCGTCAACGTGCAGGGCGACGAGCCGTTGATCGAGCCGGCAACCATTGATGCGGCCATCGCGCCGCTCATCGCCGATTCACAGCTTCACATCAGCACCACCTCAGAGCCCATCACCGATGTCGAAGATGTGTTCAACCCGAACGTCGTCAAAGTGGTTACAAACCATCAGGGGTTCGCGCTCTATTTTTCGCGCTCGCCCGTGCCGCACATCCGGCCCACCCCCGGCCACACCCTGGAGCAAGCGTTGCGCATGGATGCGAGCTTGCTTCATCATTATCGTAAGCATTCGGGACTCTATGCGTACCGCGGCGAGTTCTTGCAAGCCTTTGCCCGCATGCAGCCGTCGCCGCTCGAACGCCTGGAACAGCTCGAACAGCTGCGCGTGCTCGAACACGGCTACCCCATACGCGTCGTCGCGGTCGAGCATCGCTCGATTGGCGTGGACACCGAGCAGGATTATCAACGAGTCAAGAGGATGATTGAGGAGGATCAGGTATGACCAAGTTCATTTTCGTCACCGGCGGCGTCGTCTCCAGTCTCGGCAAAGGGCTGGCGGCGGCGTCTATCGGCTGCCTGCTCGAAGCGCGCGGCCTGCGCGTCACCTTACAGAAGCTCGACCCTTATATCAACGTTGACCCCGGCACCATGTCGCCTTTTCAGCACGGCGAAGTCTTTGTCACCGACGACGGCGCCGAAACCGACCTCGACCTCGGCCACTACGAGCGCTACACGCACGCGCAGTTGACGCAATCGAACAACTGGACGACCGGGCGCATCTACCTGTCGGTGATCAACAAAGAGCGGCGCGGCGATTATCTCGGCAAGACGATTCAGGTCATCCCGCACATCACCAACGAAATCAAAGACGCCATCCGCGCCGTCGCCGAGGGCCCGGACGTGGTGATTGTCGAAATCGGCGGCACCGTCGGCGACATCGAGAGCTTGCCTTTCCTGGAAGCCATTCGCCAGATGGGCAACGAAATCGGGCGCGAAAACGCGCTCTTCGTTCACCTGACGCTGGTGCCTTATATCGCCGCGTCGGGCGAGTTGAAGACCAAGCCGACGCAGCATTCGGTTAAAGAGCTGCGCGAGATCGGTATTCAGCCCGACCTGCTCTTGTGCCGCTGCGACCGCCCGCTGCCACACGACATGAAGGCGAAGATCGCCCTGTTCTGTAACGTCCGCGAAAACGAAGTTATCACCGCGCAGGACGTGCCGACGATCTATGAAGTGCCGCTGATGTTTGCGCACCAGGGCCTTGATGACATGATCGTTAAGAAGCTGCAACTGGCAGCCGGCGAGCGCAACCTGACGAAATGGACGGCGCTGGTCGAAACCGTCAAGAACCCTGACGCGACGGTGAGCATCGGCATCGTCGGCAAGTACGTCGAGCTGGAAGATTCATACAAGAGCTTGCACGAAGCTCTGGTGCATGGCGGCGTCGCCAATCGTTTGCGCGTACAGGTGCGCTGGCTCGAATCCGACGAGCTGATGGACGACCCGAACTGGGAAGATCGCTTGCGCGACTTTGACGCGATCCTGGTGCCGGGCGGTTTCGGCAAGCGCGGCATTTCCGGGATGCTGCGGGCGATCAATTACGCGCGCCGCGAGCAGACTCCGTACTTCGGCATCTGCCTCGGCATGCAATGTCTGACGATTGAATTCGCCCGCAACGTCGCCAGCCTCGACGGCGCCGATTCGACCGAATTCGATGACGACACGCCGCACCCGGTGATCTTCAAGCTGCGCGATTTGATCGGCGTCGAGCAGATGGGTGGCACGATGCGGCTCGGCGCGTATCCCTGCAATCTGAAGCAAGGGTCGCTGGCGGCGCAAATTTATGGCGCGCCCGAAATCAGCGAGCGCCATCGTCACCGCTAC comes from the Blastocatellia bacterium genome and includes:
- a CDS encoding DUF1080 domain-containing protein; its protein translation is MSKYRLALLPLLLCLLMLLASVAGAQTPKPGFADGLLGRWDLTVQEANGSYPSWVEISLRKETELMGRFVGRFGSNRHIAQIEYKSGELLFRIPVQYETNAHDLVFKGRLNGDRLEGTTESADGKTLHWTGVRAPDMIRTAAPRWGKPIHLFNGKDLTGWRLRSTERGNCWSATNGTMTNNVPCVDIITEQKFTDFKLHLEFNIVAESNSGVYLRGRHEVQIEDSFGKASDSLRMGGVYGFLRPVVNASGRPGEWQTYDITLIGRRVTVVLNGKTIVDNAEIPGITGGALESDEGAPGPLMLQGDHGKVMFRNIVLTPAQ
- the kdsB gene encoding 3-deoxy-manno-octulosonate cytidylyltransferase, whose translation is MAIIPARYASTRLPGKPLLPIKQIPLILHVVERAARAQSVARVIVATDDQRIFEAVTAHGAAAVMTSAACASGTDRIAEAAAQLDAEIVVNVQGDEPLIEPATIDAAIAPLIADSQLHISTTSEPITDVEDVFNPNVVKVVTNHQGFALYFSRSPVPHIRPTPGHTLEQALRMDASLLHHYRKHSGLYAYRGEFLQAFARMQPSPLERLEQLEQLRVLEHGYPIRVVAVEHRSIGVDTEQDYQRVKRMIEEDQV
- a CDS encoding CTP synthase, with the translated sequence MTKFIFVTGGVVSSLGKGLAAASIGCLLEARGLRVTLQKLDPYINVDPGTMSPFQHGEVFVTDDGAETDLDLGHYERYTHAQLTQSNNWTTGRIYLSVINKERRGDYLGKTIQVIPHITNEIKDAIRAVAEGPDVVIVEIGGTVGDIESLPFLEAIRQMGNEIGRENALFVHLTLVPYIAASGELKTKPTQHSVKELREIGIQPDLLLCRCDRPLPHDMKAKIALFCNVRENEVITAQDVPTIYEVPLMFAHQGLDDMIVKKLQLAAGERNLTKWTALVETVKNPDATVSIGIVGKYVELEDSYKSLHEALVHGGVANRLRVQVRWLESDELMDDPNWEDRLRDFDAILVPGGFGKRGISGMLRAINYARREQTPYFGICLGMQCLTIEFARNVASLDGADSTEFDDDTPHPVIFKLRDLIGVEQMGGTMRLGAYPCNLKQGSLAAQIYGAPEISERHRHRYEFNPRYEDELGGHGLVFSGKSPDGKFIEIVELPDHPWFLGCQFHPEFKSKPLDPHPLFVSFVKAAYEHRLRDEASNDPEEDTALAREATADDRGWKLNASGSES
- a CDS encoding gluconate 2-dehydrogenase subunit 3 family protein → MAGQSIERRDVLRILALAATASQFPGFKQWAFAHDHAADGQHVHTIQQKPAAAAQHEAYKPQFFTTDEYRLVARLSELIIPTDDTPGAREAGVSEFIDFMVASDPPLQPQFRRGLTWMNAHAIKVYGAHFLDLSAEPATEMLSNLAYKERHRLGEEDGQAFFRLMREYTLMGFYTSRVGMQVLDVPALKQYYAASPACPHTDNRAHLGLKPKY